The proteins below come from a single Aegilops tauschii subsp. strangulata cultivar AL8/78 chromosome 6, Aet v6.0, whole genome shotgun sequence genomic window:
- the LOC109746345 gene encoding protein ACCELERATED CELL DEATH 6-like isoform X1, producing MASSTGETAPGSSSPAVAIAAPPPATPMEVKMGAGLLAAAACSGTFNKLESLLDGQAAAPSNGTVGNLAVQSASPPGDEEAFLRESLVYAVTAGGDTLLHVVAATTSYHEDFLKKAGFIYGKAPDLLFMQNSRGDTPLHCAARMANIQMVSLLIDLARGEDGSTNRVKALLRTENKINETALHAAAKSCFIGQYKVVKLLMEEDSQLASFPKDGTSPLYLAILLQRKSITKTLYELSDGVLSYSGPNGQNALHAAVLRGKDLTEMLLEWNKALTIQQDENGSTPLHLVASVLGQSDRRTIRALLLEANPDALYQPDNNGLFPIHVAASVDATLVIRDFLKKSSRCAGLRNARGRTFLHIAVDKMHIHTVGSACRNRSLSWILNMQDNDGNTALHLAIQRGGLTMFCALFGNRQVSLNLTNEKGETALDIARCNLPKHGLYYNQNSEAKIHLALKFAGAKCGISRQDNFEENDIIQETQDDNKNMEIVKEGTQTLCIGSVLIATVTFGATFAMPGGYRADDHNNGGTPTLAGRYAFDAFTLANALAFTFATMATISLMSSGSPLYNIRSRKMHLGMAFYFMKISLASLVAAFAIGTYMMISPVAHKAATGVCVLSSLLLLYTNLELTIKNVVLIAPLCMRKGILWTLLTSVVVIIGNITVQLWPIIVIFCSTARNYPAGKVEPAVQPPTPFV from the exons ATGGCGTCGAGCACCGGGGAGACCGCTCCCGGTTCTAGCTCACCCGCTGTGGCAATTGCTGCTCCTCCGCCGGCGACCCCCATGGAGGTCAAGATGGGTGCCGGACTTCTGGCAGCGGCAGCATGCTCGGGCACTTTCAACAAGCTGGAATCGCTTCTTGACGGGCAAGCAGCCGCCCCCAGCAACGGCACTGTCGGAAACCTGGCAGTGCAGTCAGCTTCTCCACCCGGTGACGAAGAAGCATTTCTCCGAGAGTCGCTCGTGTATGCGGTCACCGCCGGAGGTGACACTCTTCTCCATGTGGTTGCCGCCACCACTAGTTATCACGAGGATTTCTTGAAAAAAGCTGGTTTCATCTACGGGAAGGCACCAGACCTCCTCTTCATGCAGAACAGCAGGGGAGATACACCCTTGCACTGTGCTGCACGGATGGCCAACATCCAAATGGTGTCTCTTCTCATTGATCTTGCTAGAGGCGAGGACGGCAGCACTAACAGAGTGAAGGCACTGCTGAGAACAGAAAATAAGATCAACGAGACAGCCTTGCATGCCGCTGCCAAGTCTTGCTTCATTGGGCAATATAAAGTAGTCAAGTTGCTCATGGAGGAGGACTCACAATTAGCCAGTTTTCCGAAGGACGGTACTTCGCCGCTATACCTGGCCATCTTACTTCAAAGAAAAAGCATCACAAAAACACTCTACGAGTTGAGCGACGGGGTTCTTTCATACTCCGGACCAAATGGACAAAATGCCTTGCATGCTGCTGTTCTCCGAGGCAAAG ATCTTACAGAGATGTTGTTAGAATGGAACAAAGCCCTTACAATACAACAAGATGAGAATGGAAGTACACCTCTCCACTTGGTTGCATCTGTGCTAGGGCAAAGTGACCGACGGACTATACGTGCACTTCTACTGGAAGCCAATCCAGACGCATTGTATCAACCTGACAACAATGGACTATTCCCCATACACGTGGCTGCATCCGTTGATGCAACACTTGTCATCCGTGATTTTCTTAAGAAGTCATCCAGATGTGCTGGTTTGCGCAATGCTCGGGGAAGGACATTTCTTCATATTGCAGTTGACAAAATGCATATACATACTGTCGGTTCTGCTTGCAGAAACAGATCGTTATCATGGATTTTGAATATGCAAGACAATGATGGAAACACTGCACTACACCTAGCTATCCAGAGAGGGGGTCTTACAATGTTTTGTGCTCTATTTGGCAATAGACAAGTATCCTTAAATTTAACAAATGAGAAAGGTGAGACTGCACTAGACATAGCACGTTGCAATCTTCCCAAACACGGACTGTATTACAACCAG AACAGTGAAGCAAAAATACACCTCGCACTAAAATTTGCTGGTGCTAAATGCGGTATTTCTCGCCAGGATAATTTTGAAGAAAATGACATTATCCAAGAAACACAGGATGATAATAAAAACATGGAGATAGTGAAAGAAGGAACACAAACTCTATGTATTGGCTCTGTCCTAATTGCAACTGTGACGTTTGGTGCAACTTTTGCCATGCCTGGAGGTTATAGAGCTGATGATCACAATAATGGAGGCACACCAACACTTGCTGGAAGGTATGCATTTGATGCATTTACCCTGGCCAACGCACTTGCCTTCACTTTTGCCACGATGGCTACAATTTCCCTCATGTCTTCTGGATCTCCCTTGTATAATATTCGGAGCCGGAAAATGCACCTAGGAATGGCCTTCTATTTCATGAAGATTTCACTTGCAAGCTTGGTGGCTGCCTTTGCAATTGGTACCTATATGATGATATCTCCAGTTGCTCACAAGGCTGCTACAGGAGTATGTGTCTTAAGTTCCCTCCTATTGCTCTATACAAATTTGGAATTGACAATAAAAAATGTTGTTCTGATAGCACCATTATGTATGAGAAAGGGAATACTTTGGACACTCCTAACATCAGTGGTCGTAATCATAGGCAATATTACAGTTCAACTTTGGCCCAtaatagtcatattttgttcgaCTGCAAGAAACTACCCCGCTGGCAAAGTGGAACCAGCGGTACAACCACCGACACCATTTGTTTGA
- the LOC109746345 gene encoding protein ACCELERATED CELL DEATH 6-like isoform X2, with translation MASSTGETAPGSSSPAVAIAAPPPATPMEVKMGAGLLAAAACSGTFNKLESLLDGQAAAPSNGTVGNLAVQSASPPGDEEAFLRESLVYAVTAGGDTLLHVVAATTSYHEDFLKKAGFIYGKAPDLLFMQNSRGDTPLHCAARMANIQMVSLLIDLARGEDGSTNRVKALLRTENKINETALHAAAKSCFIGQYKVVKLLMEEDSQLASFPKDGTSPLYLAILLQRKSITKTLYELSDGVLSYSGPNGQNALHAAVLRGKEMLLEWNKALTIQQDENGSTPLHLVASVLGQSDRRTIRALLLEANPDALYQPDNNGLFPIHVAASVDATLVIRDFLKKSSRCAGLRNARGRTFLHIAVDKMHIHTVGSACRNRSLSWILNMQDNDGNTALHLAIQRGGLTMFCALFGNRQVSLNLTNEKGETALDIARCNLPKHGLYYNQNSEAKIHLALKFAGAKCGISRQDNFEENDIIQETQDDNKNMEIVKEGTQTLCIGSVLIATVTFGATFAMPGGYRADDHNNGGTPTLAGRYAFDAFTLANALAFTFATMATISLMSSGSPLYNIRSRKMHLGMAFYFMKISLASLVAAFAIGTYMMISPVAHKAATGVCVLSSLLLLYTNLELTIKNVVLIAPLCMRKGILWTLLTSVVVIIGNITVQLWPIIVIFCSTARNYPAGKVEPAVQPPTPFV, from the exons ATGGCGTCGAGCACCGGGGAGACCGCTCCCGGTTCTAGCTCACCCGCTGTGGCAATTGCTGCTCCTCCGCCGGCGACCCCCATGGAGGTCAAGATGGGTGCCGGACTTCTGGCAGCGGCAGCATGCTCGGGCACTTTCAACAAGCTGGAATCGCTTCTTGACGGGCAAGCAGCCGCCCCCAGCAACGGCACTGTCGGAAACCTGGCAGTGCAGTCAGCTTCTCCACCCGGTGACGAAGAAGCATTTCTCCGAGAGTCGCTCGTGTATGCGGTCACCGCCGGAGGTGACACTCTTCTCCATGTGGTTGCCGCCACCACTAGTTATCACGAGGATTTCTTGAAAAAAGCTGGTTTCATCTACGGGAAGGCACCAGACCTCCTCTTCATGCAGAACAGCAGGGGAGATACACCCTTGCACTGTGCTGCACGGATGGCCAACATCCAAATGGTGTCTCTTCTCATTGATCTTGCTAGAGGCGAGGACGGCAGCACTAACAGAGTGAAGGCACTGCTGAGAACAGAAAATAAGATCAACGAGACAGCCTTGCATGCCGCTGCCAAGTCTTGCTTCATTGGGCAATATAAAGTAGTCAAGTTGCTCATGGAGGAGGACTCACAATTAGCCAGTTTTCCGAAGGACGGTACTTCGCCGCTATACCTGGCCATCTTACTTCAAAGAAAAAGCATCACAAAAACACTCTACGAGTTGAGCGACGGGGTTCTTTCATACTCCGGACCAAATGGACAAAATGCCTTGCATGCTGCTGTTCTCCGAGGCAAAG AGATGTTGTTAGAATGGAACAAAGCCCTTACAATACAACAAGATGAGAATGGAAGTACACCTCTCCACTTGGTTGCATCTGTGCTAGGGCAAAGTGACCGACGGACTATACGTGCACTTCTACTGGAAGCCAATCCAGACGCATTGTATCAACCTGACAACAATGGACTATTCCCCATACACGTGGCTGCATCCGTTGATGCAACACTTGTCATCCGTGATTTTCTTAAGAAGTCATCCAGATGTGCTGGTTTGCGCAATGCTCGGGGAAGGACATTTCTTCATATTGCAGTTGACAAAATGCATATACATACTGTCGGTTCTGCTTGCAGAAACAGATCGTTATCATGGATTTTGAATATGCAAGACAATGATGGAAACACTGCACTACACCTAGCTATCCAGAGAGGGGGTCTTACAATGTTTTGTGCTCTATTTGGCAATAGACAAGTATCCTTAAATTTAACAAATGAGAAAGGTGAGACTGCACTAGACATAGCACGTTGCAATCTTCCCAAACACGGACTGTATTACAACCAG AACAGTGAAGCAAAAATACACCTCGCACTAAAATTTGCTGGTGCTAAATGCGGTATTTCTCGCCAGGATAATTTTGAAGAAAATGACATTATCCAAGAAACACAGGATGATAATAAAAACATGGAGATAGTGAAAGAAGGAACACAAACTCTATGTATTGGCTCTGTCCTAATTGCAACTGTGACGTTTGGTGCAACTTTTGCCATGCCTGGAGGTTATAGAGCTGATGATCACAATAATGGAGGCACACCAACACTTGCTGGAAGGTATGCATTTGATGCATTTACCCTGGCCAACGCACTTGCCTTCACTTTTGCCACGATGGCTACAATTTCCCTCATGTCTTCTGGATCTCCCTTGTATAATATTCGGAGCCGGAAAATGCACCTAGGAATGGCCTTCTATTTCATGAAGATTTCACTTGCAAGCTTGGTGGCTGCCTTTGCAATTGGTACCTATATGATGATATCTCCAGTTGCTCACAAGGCTGCTACAGGAGTATGTGTCTTAAGTTCCCTCCTATTGCTCTATACAAATTTGGAATTGACAATAAAAAATGTTGTTCTGATAGCACCATTATGTATGAGAAAGGGAATACTTTGGACACTCCTAACATCAGTGGTCGTAATCATAGGCAATATTACAGTTCAACTTTGGCCCAtaatagtcatattttgttcgaCTGCAAGAAACTACCCCGCTGGCAAAGTGGAACCAGCGGTACAACCACCGACACCATTTGTTTGA